The genomic interval CATTGAATACGCGGGTCATGCCCAGCTTTTGTCCAAGAATACCAAGACTCATACTACCTACACTCTCCTTTGCTCAGAGCTCCCCCACCAGAAGGGGGGGGGGAGATTCAGCTTTATTGGCTCAGAGCTTCCCGCTCGGTTAGAGCTTGATCTGGATATCGACACCAGAGGGAAGATTCAGCTGCATTAATGCTTCCATCGTCTTCTGCGTCGGATCGAGGATGTCGATGAGACGCTTGTGGGTTCTCATTTCATAGTGCTCACGGGCATCCTTGTTGACATGAGGGGATGTAAGGATGCAGAACTTGTTGATCTCCGTAGGAAGCG from Pyramidobacter piscolens W5455 carries:
- the rpsJ gene encoding 30S ribosomal protein S10, which gives rise to MSKKIRIRLKAFDHRVLDTSAAQIAETAARSGAKVAGPIPLPTEINKFCILTSPHVNKDAREHYEMRTHKRLIDILDPTQKTMEALMQLNLPSGVDIQIKL